One Yoonia sp. BS5-3 genomic window carries:
- a CDS encoding exodeoxyribonuclease VII small subunit, whose product MSDVDQMSFEDAIKELETVVGQLERGDVALDESIALYERGAALKARCETKLKEAEEKVAKITLGEGGEPKGTAPLDG is encoded by the coding sequence ATGAGCGACGTGGATCAGATGAGCTTTGAAGACGCGATCAAAGAGCTGGAAACGGTTGTTGGCCAGCTGGAACGAGGCGATGTGGCCTTGGACGAAAGCATCGCGCTGTATGAGCGCGGCGCGGCTTTAAAAGCACGCTGCGAAACCAAGCTGAAAGAAGCCGAAGAAAAAGTCGCCAAGATCACCCTAGGCGAAGGCGGAGAGCCGAAGGGGACGGCGCCGCTGGATGGCTGA
- a CDS encoding polyprenyl synthetase family protein, which translates to MADLQAALADARDIVANVIDAQPSFGPAPLDDAMRYALEGGKGLRAFLVLEGAGLHGPEHRLRAGHAAAAIECIHAYSLIHDDLPCMDDDDLRRGRPTVHKKWDEATAVLAGDALQTAAFGLIAGAALRDDVTVRLMESLSIAAGYMVSGQMLDMMAERSETPLSLAEAESLQWQKTGALLHWSAVAGALHTDATTKHLDAYGRAIGRAFQIADDILDVEGDADTVGKAVRKDANAGKATFVSLLGLDGAKRRANELVQEACDALSPYGDDAETLKEAARFVIARTH; encoded by the coding sequence ATGGCTGACCTGCAAGCTGCGTTAGCCGATGCGCGCGACATCGTCGCAAATGTCATCGATGCCCAACCCAGCTTTGGCCCCGCACCGCTCGATGATGCAATGCGCTACGCGCTTGAAGGCGGCAAGGGACTGCGGGCGTTTCTGGTTCTCGAAGGTGCCGGACTGCACGGGCCCGAACACCGACTAAGAGCAGGTCATGCTGCGGCGGCGATTGAGTGCATTCATGCCTATTCGCTGATCCATGATGACTTACCTTGTATGGATGATGATGACCTGCGGCGCGGGCGACCGACGGTCCATAAAAAATGGGACGAAGCTACCGCAGTACTGGCCGGGGATGCTCTGCAAACTGCGGCATTCGGGTTGATCGCGGGCGCTGCACTTCGCGATGATGTGACTGTACGGCTTATGGAGAGCCTTTCGATTGCGGCCGGGTATATGGTGTCGGGGCAAATGCTGGACATGATGGCAGAGCGGTCAGAAACACCACTTTCACTTGCCGAGGCCGAAAGCTTGCAATGGCAAAAAACCGGCGCATTGTTGCATTGGTCAGCCGTAGCAGGCGCTTTGCACACAGATGCGACAACCAAGCATCTTGATGCATATGGTCGCGCGATAGGCCGCGCCTTCCAAATTGCCGATGACATTCTGGATGTGGAGGGTGATGCCGACACTGTCGGCAAAGCTGTTCGTAAGGATGCCAATGCCGGCAAGGCCACATTCGTCTCTCTCCTCGGTCTCGATGGGGCGAAACGCCGCGCCAATGAACTGGTACAAGAGGCCTGCGATGCGTTATCCCCTTACGGCGATGACGCCGAGACGTTGAAAGAAGCCGCCCGATTTGTGATCGCGCGGACGCATTAG